The Vibrio chagasii genome includes a region encoding these proteins:
- a CDS encoding DUF2788 domain-containing protein, producing MLYDYMNIIESVGLDLLFAAIFFLIGMAIKDVLKQGNVPPFGRRIVWLVLFLGCAGFIAKGIIQLSWEGAGI from the coding sequence ATGCTTTACGACTACATGAACATCATTGAATCTGTTGGTTTAGATCTCCTATTTGCCGCGATTTTCTTTTTGATCGGTATGGCAATTAAGGACGTTCTCAAGCAAGGAAATGTTCCTCCATTTGGTCGTCGCATTGTGTGGTTAGTACTTTTCCTTGGCTGTGCAGGTTTTATCGCCAAAGGGATAATCCAACTAAGCTGGGAAGGAGCTGGGATCTAA
- the fldA gene encoding flavodoxin FldA, protein MASVGLFFGSDTGNTEAVAKMIQKQLSKQLVHVQDIAKSSKEDIDNFDLLLLGIPTWYYGEAQCDWDDFFPELEAIDFSTKLVAIFGCGDQEDYAEYFCDAMGTIRDIVEAKGGTILGYTSTEGYEFEASKGLVEGDDSQFVGLCIDEDRQPELTDERVSNWVKQIHEEMCLAELED, encoded by the coding sequence ATGGCAAGTGTAGGTCTCTTCTTTGGTAGCGATACAGGTAACACTGAAGCTGTTGCTAAGATGATTCAAAAGCAATTGAGCAAACAGCTCGTTCACGTTCAAGACATTGCAAAAAGCAGCAAAGAAGATATCGATAACTTCGATCTACTGCTGCTTGGTATCCCTACGTGGTACTACGGCGAAGCACAATGTGATTGGGATGATTTCTTCCCAGAGCTAGAAGCTATTGATTTCTCAACTAAGCTTGTTGCTATCTTTGGTTGTGGTGACCAAGAAGATTACGCAGAATACTTCTGTGATGCTATGGGTACTATCCGTGACATCGTTGAAGCGAAAGGCGGTACTATCCTAGGTTACACTTCTACTGAAGGCTACGAGTTCGAAGCATCTAAAGGTCTAGTTGAAGGCGATGACAGCCAATTCGTTGGTCTATGTATCGACGAAGACCGTCAACCAGAGCTAACTGATGAGCGTGTATCTAACTGGGTTAAACAAATCCACGAAGAGATGTGCCTAGCAGAGCTTGAAGACTAA
- a CDS encoding DUF4442 domain-containing protein: protein MNKQLAKIYKPNIVKFALNIWPPFWGAGIKIAHISSDFRVVKTVLKLRWWNKNANRTQYGGSIFSLTDPVYSLMLMGILGERYYVWDKEASINFIKPGQSDLYADFEISQGQLDEIYRQTQLGEKCFPEFIIYVKDKQGNVVSEIQRTLYVRKKPQFRDDDEALEAEC from the coding sequence ATGAATAAGCAACTTGCAAAAATATACAAACCAAACATCGTAAAATTCGCTCTTAATATTTGGCCTCCATTTTGGGGAGCAGGGATAAAGATAGCCCATATTAGTTCGGATTTTAGGGTAGTAAAAACAGTGCTTAAGTTGCGTTGGTGGAACAAAAATGCCAATCGTACTCAGTATGGCGGTAGCATATTTTCCCTCACGGATCCTGTTTACTCATTGATGTTAATGGGAATTTTAGGTGAAAGGTATTATGTGTGGGACAAAGAGGCGAGCATTAACTTCATCAAACCTGGTCAGTCAGATTTGTATGCAGACTTTGAAATAAGCCAAGGTCAGCTTGACGAAATTTACCGTCAGACTCAACTTGGTGAGAAGTGTTTTCCTGAGTTTATTATTTATGTCAAAGATAAACAGGGTAATGTGGTTTCAGAAATTCAGCGTACACTTTATGTCAGAAAGAAGCCACAATTCAGAGATGATGACGAAGCACTAGAAGCAGAGTGCTAA
- the fcrX gene encoding ferric iron uptake transcriptional regulator FcrX, protein MSDNNQALKDAGLKVTLPRLKILEVLQQPDCQHISAEDLYKKLIDLGEEIGLATVYRVLNQFDDAGIVTRHHFEGGKSVFELSTQHHHDHLVCLDCGEVIEFSDDIIEERQKEIAKRYNVQLTNHSLYLYGKSMTGDCKGNPDAHKPKN, encoded by the coding sequence ATGTCAGACAATAATCAAGCGCTAAAAGATGCTGGTCTTAAAGTGACCCTCCCAAGGCTCAAAATTTTAGAAGTATTACAACAACCAGACTGCCAACATATTAGTGCTGAAGATTTATATAAAAAGCTGATCGACTTAGGTGAAGAGATCGGGCTTGCGACCGTTTATCGAGTATTAAACCAATTCGATGATGCTGGCATTGTAACTCGCCACCACTTCGAAGGCGGTAAGTCTGTATTTGAACTTTCAACACAGCACCACCACGATCATCTAGTATGTCTAGATTGTGGCGAAGTTATCGAGTTCTCTGATGACATCATCGAAGAGAGACAAAAAGAGATAGCGAAGCGCTATAACGTTCAGCTAACGAACCACAGTTTATACCTTTACGGTAAAAGCATGACGGGTGATTGCAAAGGCAACCCAGACGCGCACAAACCGAAAAATTAA
- the glnS gene encoding glutamine--tRNA ligase codes for MSEAEARPSNFIRQIIDKDLADGTHSSVHTRFPPEPNGYLHIGHAKSICLNFGIAQDYQGQCNLRFDDTNPEKEDVEYVESIKNDVSWLGFEWSGDICYSSNYFDTLYAYAVELINKGLAYVDELSPEQIREYRGTLKEPGKASPYRDRSPEENLALFEKMRDGGFEEGKACLRAKIDMSSSFMVMRDPVIYRVRFAHHHQTGDKWCIYPMYDFTHCISDALEGITHSICTLEFQDNRRLYDWVLDNITIDCQPRQYEFSRLNLEYTVMSKRKLNQLVVENLVQGWDDPRMPTISGLRRRGFTSASIREFCKRIGVTKQENMIEFGSLESCIRDDLNENAPRAMAVLDPVKIVIENYDADKVETLTVANHPNKPEMGTREVPFTREVWIERDDFREEANKKYKRLVLGKEVRLRGAYVIKAERIEKDAEGNITTIFCSYDDETLGKNPADGRKVRGVIHWVSADKALPAEIRLYDRLFTVANPAAADDFAATINPESLVKLNGFVEPSLAEAAAEQGFQFERTGYFCVDSKDSKADALVFNRTVGLRDTWGKAEA; via the coding sequence ATGAGTGAAGCTGAGGCTCGTCCATCGAATTTCATTCGCCAAATTATTGATAAAGATTTAGCGGATGGTACACACAGTAGCGTGCATACTCGTTTCCCGCCGGAGCCAAATGGTTACCTGCACATCGGTCACGCTAAATCTATTTGCTTGAATTTTGGTATTGCTCAGGACTACCAGGGACAATGTAATCTTCGTTTCGATGATACAAACCCTGAAAAAGAAGACGTTGAATACGTTGAGTCAATTAAGAATGATGTAAGCTGGTTAGGCTTCGAATGGTCTGGTGACATTTGTTACTCATCAAACTACTTCGATACGCTTTACGCTTATGCTGTGGAATTAATTAATAAAGGCTTAGCGTACGTTGACGAGCTAAGTCCTGAGCAGATCCGCGAATACCGTGGCACGCTAAAAGAGCCAGGTAAAGCAAGCCCATACCGCGACCGCAGCCCTGAAGAGAACCTAGCGTTATTTGAAAAAATGCGTGACGGTGGCTTTGAAGAAGGTAAAGCGTGTCTGCGTGCCAAGATCGACATGAGCTCGTCATTCATGGTAATGCGTGATCCTGTTATCTATCGTGTTCGTTTTGCTCACCACCATCAGACCGGTGACAAATGGTGCATTTACCCAATGTACGATTTCACTCACTGTATCTCTGATGCGCTGGAAGGTATTACGCACTCAATCTGTACTCTTGAGTTCCAAGATAACCGTCGTTTGTACGACTGGGTTCTAGATAACATTACGATCGATTGCCAACCTCGTCAGTACGAGTTTAGCCGTCTGAATCTTGAATACACGGTGATGTCTAAGCGTAAACTAAACCAACTTGTGGTTGAAAACCTAGTTCAAGGTTGGGATGACCCACGTATGCCGACTATCTCTGGTTTACGTCGTCGTGGTTTCACTTCTGCGTCTATTCGTGAGTTCTGTAAGCGTATCGGTGTGACTAAACAAGAGAACATGATTGAGTTCGGTTCACTTGAGTCTTGTATCCGTGATGACTTGAACGAAAATGCACCACGTGCAATGGCTGTTCTAGACCCGGTTAAGATCGTGATTGAAAACTACGATGCAGACAAGGTAGAAACACTAACAGTTGCTAACCACCCGAACAAACCTGAAATGGGTACTCGTGAAGTACCGTTTACTCGTGAAGTTTGGATCGAGCGTGATGACTTCCGTGAAGAAGCAAACAAGAAGTACAAGCGTTTGGTTCTAGGTAAAGAAGTTCGTCTACGTGGTGCTTACGTAATTAAAGCAGAGCGTATCGAGAAAGATGCAGAAGGCAACATTACAACTATCTTCTGTTCTTACGATGACGAAACGCTAGGTAAGAACCCGGCAGATGGCCGCAAAGTGAGGGGTGTTATCCACTGGGTATCTGCTGATAAAGCCCTGCCAGCTGAGATTCGTCTATACGATCGTCTATTCACTGTTGCAAACCCAGCTGCTGCGGATGATTTCGCTGCAACGATCAACCCAGAGTCTCTGGTTAAGTTGAACGGTTTTGTTGAGCCTAGCCTAGCGGAAGCCGCTGCAGAGCAAGGTTTCCAGTTTGAGCGTACAGGTTATTTCTGTGTTGATTCAAAAGACTCTAAAGCAGATGCGCTAGTATTCAACCGCACGGTTGGCCTACGTGATACTTGGGGTAAAGCTGAAGCATAA
- a CDS encoding IS4 family transposase, which produces MTYIEPTLWAQKQFGQAHLNDPRRTQRLVALAASLAEQPGVPVSKLIISPAEMEGAYRFIRNEQIKAEDIAEAGFYVTAQEALEQQTLLALEDTTSLSYSHRSIRDELGHSNQGNRHRAMFVHSTLLFAPDTQSVIGLIEQQRWTRDIEKRGQRHQHATRPYKEKESYKWEQASRHVAERLGDKISDVISVCDREADLFEYLTYKREQQQRFLVRSMQSRCIEEHDNRLYSYASTLLSAGEKVLEIPQKGGRKARKAHLDIKYAPVTLKSPANKKEFDNIPLYYVGCIEQGESGNKLAWHLLTSEPITSKEEALKIVSYYERRWLIEDFHKVWKSEGTEVEQLRMQSKDNLERLSVVLAFIATRLLQLRFMNESDELSKSSCEQILKGKAWKLMWLKLESKKLPKEAPNISWAYNGIARLGGWKNTKRTGRASIKTLWQGWLRLQTILEGYELAKSLD; this is translated from the coding sequence ATGACCTATATAGAGCCAACCCTTTGGGCACAAAAACAGTTCGGTCAAGCCCACCTTAATGACCCTAGACGCACTCAAAGACTCGTTGCTCTCGCAGCCTCACTGGCCGAGCAGCCTGGCGTACCCGTCTCGAAACTCATTATATCCCCTGCTGAAATGGAAGGGGCTTATCGCTTCATCCGTAATGAGCAAATCAAAGCAGAAGATATCGCAGAAGCGGGTTTTTATGTCACCGCACAAGAAGCATTAGAGCAACAAACACTTCTTGCCTTAGAAGACACCACTTCTCTCAGTTACTCCCATCGCAGCATTCGAGATGAACTCGGGCACTCTAATCAAGGCAATCGACATCGCGCCATGTTTGTACACTCAACCTTACTTTTTGCTCCCGACACTCAATCTGTTATTGGTTTAATTGAACAACAGCGCTGGACTCGTGATATAGAAAAGCGAGGTCAAAGGCACCAGCATGCGACTCGACCATACAAAGAGAAAGAAAGTTATAAGTGGGAACAAGCCTCTCGCCATGTCGCTGAGCGACTTGGCGATAAAATTTCGGATGTCATTTCTGTGTGCGATAGAGAAGCCGACCTATTTGAATACCTCACTTACAAGCGAGAGCAACAACAAAGGTTCCTCGTTCGCTCAATGCAAAGCCGCTGTATTGAAGAGCACGATAATCGTCTTTATAGCTATGCTTCTACCCTGTTATCAGCCGGAGAGAAAGTGCTCGAAATACCGCAAAAAGGCGGTCGTAAAGCTCGCAAGGCTCATTTAGATATCAAATATGCCCCCGTGACACTCAAGTCTCCTGCTAACAAGAAAGAGTTCGATAACATTCCGCTTTACTACGTGGGATGTATAGAACAAGGAGAGAGTGGTAATAAGCTCGCATGGCACTTACTGACTTCAGAGCCGATAACGAGCAAGGAAGAGGCACTCAAAATCGTCAGTTATTATGAGCGGCGCTGGCTGATAGAAGATTTTCATAAAGTCTGGAAAAGTGAAGGGACTGAAGTTGAGCAACTGAGAATGCAAAGTAAGGATAACTTAGAAAGGCTCAGCGTCGTTTTGGCTTTTATCGCGACTCGGTTACTCCAGTTGAGGTTTATGAATGAATCAGACGAGTTATCTAAGAGCAGTTGTGAGCAGATATTAAAAGGCAAAGCGTGGAAGTTAATGTGGCTCAAGTTGGAGAGCAAAAAACTACCGAAAGAAGCGCCTAATATATCATGGGCTTACAACGGTATTGCTCGGTTAGGTGGTTGGAAGAATACCAAGCGAACAGGTCGCGCTTCTATAAAGACGTTATGGCAAGGATGGCTTAGGTTACAAACCATCCTTGAAGGGTATGAACTCGCCAAGTCTCTTGATTAA